In the genome of Paenibacillus pabuli, the window CAACTTTGAAGCTTGTTGCTGTGCTTCCTCTTCTGTAAAATTCCCGTTTACGATCCATTCAGGATTCAAGTTCAATCCTGCGTTGCTCATTGCATCCGAGTATCCTTCATAGCGCTCCTTGGATACAAAAGCTTCCGGGTAACCGTTCACCATGGCAATCTGCCGATGACCCAAACCAATCAGGTGCTCTACAGCAGTCTGTGCACTTTGTTTGTGATTCGTTGATACAAAACCAACATACTCACTATGAATGGGGATATCAATTAATACACAAGGAATGTCACTATCCAATACTTCCTGCAAATAAGGATCATCCGTCTTCACACCCTGAAGTATGACACCATCCACTTTTCGTTCCCTACACAGCTGTGTGTACGTTTTCATCTTTTGCTTCGCTGTATTCGTGCTGAACAAAATCAGATCATAATCTGAATTAGCAGCGCTGTCATTAATACCGCAAAGCACTTCGAATACAAAGTTGTTATCGATGTTTTTGTACGTCATGCCTGATACGAGCAACCCCAGCGTTTTGGTTTCCTTCATGACCAGGCCTCTCGCTAGACCATTTGGACTATAGTTCAGGGTTTCGGCGGCTTCTTTGATCAGTTTGCGCGTACTATCGCTGACGTCCGAGTACCCATTCAGAGCTCTGGATACAGTCGTAATCGAAAATCCCGTCATTTGTGATATGTCTTTAATTGTAGCCAATTGCTTTCCTCCAAAACGTTTCGGATTACTTATAGTTCTGAGTATACGGATTCGAGGAAAAAAATCAAGAACTTTTTTCGACATTATTCTTGCCCTTTTGGAACTCATCTCTTCCTGCACATATTCTACCCGCACTCCGTTCAATCAAATAGGTAAAAAAAAGATCTCCCGACCTTTTAATAAAGTCGGGAGATCCCTTAAGCTATTGCATAAAACTTAATGTGCAACTGTGTTGTTCAACATGATCCAGACAGAACCAATGACGATGGTCAGCATGATCAACAGACCAAAAATCAGAGCCATTACATTCCAGCGTGGTTTCTCCGATTCACGGATATGCATGAAGAAGAAGAGTTGAACCACGAACTGAAGTGCAGCTGTTACCAAAACAACAGCCAGTGTAGCTGTTCTGCCCATCATATCATTCAGAACCACCACAAGTGGGATGATTGTGAGGACGACGGACAGAATGAAGCCGATGACATAGGACTTGAGTGAACCATGCTGCTCGTGGCCATGGGATTCATGTGAGTTATGTTCTGCCATCTACATCACCCCCATCAGATAGACGACCGACAGGAGGAAAATCCAGACGACGTCCAAGAAGTGCCAGTACAAGCTGATTACGTTGATTTTACCGCGAGTTACATCGGTAATTCCACGTTTTTTCAGCTGCAGCATCAATCCGATCATCCAGATCAGACCGAGCGATACGTGAAGTCCGTGAGTACCTACAAGGGTGAAGAATGCACCAGAAGCTGCACTCGTTGTATAACTGAACCCTTCATGAATCAACTCAATAAACTCCGTTACTTCCAGGGCGATAAAGCTCGCACCCAGAACGGCTGTAACTGCCAGCCAGCTGATCAATTGCTTCACCTTGCCCTGATTCATGGCAAGAACCGCAAGTCCACTTGTAAATGAACTTGTGAGCAAGATAAATGTCTCGGCAATAACGCCAGGCATTTTGATCAATTCAGACAACACAGGTCCGCCCGCCGTATTGTCACGCAACACAATAAAGGTTGCGAACAATACGGAGAACAGGATAACGTCGGAAATCAGGAAGAACCAGAATCCGAGTATTTTCAATTCTTGCGGGTCATGGTGACCATG includes:
- the cyoD gene encoding cytochrome o ubiquinol oxidase subunit IV, which codes for MAEHNSHESHGHEQHGSLKSYVIGFILSVVLTIIPLVVVLNDMMGRTATLAVVLVTAALQFVVQLFFFMHIRESEKPRWNVMALIFGLLIMLTIVIGSVWIMLNNTVAH
- a CDS encoding LacI family DNA-binding transcriptional regulator produces the protein MATIKDISQMTGFSITTVSRALNGYSDVSDSTRKLIKEAAETLNYSPNGLARGLVMKETKTLGLLVSGMTYKNIDNNFVFEVLCGINDSAANSDYDLILFSTNTAKQKMKTYTQLCRERKVDGVILQGVKTDDPYLQEVLDSDIPCVLIDIPIHSEYVGFVSTNHKQSAQTAVEHLIGLGHRQIAMVNGYPEAFVSKERYEGYSDAMSNAGLNLNPEWIVNGNFTEEEAQQQASKLLKAYPEITAIFCASDMMALGVMKAANELNISIPDRLSVVGFDDIPTAAYFHPPLTTISQNMYQLGHEAANLLMGMLRSEDSPKFNILQNELVLRSSTAKPGH
- the cyoC gene encoding cytochrome o ubiquinol oxidase subunit III; translated protein: MAQAAAKHGHDHAHDHDHGHHDPQELKILGFWFFLISDVILFSVLFATFIVLRDNTAGGPVLSELIKMPGVIAETFILLTSSFTSGLAVLAMNQGKVKQLISWLAVTAVLGASFIALEVTEFIELIHEGFSYTTSAASGAFFTLVGTHGLHVSLGLIWMIGLMLQLKKRGITDVTRGKINVISLYWHFLDVVWIFLLSVVYLMGVM